One genomic segment of Cellulophaga sp. HaHaR_3_176 includes these proteins:
- a CDS encoding SDR family oxidoreductase: MANIIITGSSRGIGFEMAKLFADADHQVLALSRNDKPISDLKHLNITSFPFDLSDEKDLDKLEKFIKDSWEQVDVLINNAGKLLNKPFLDITSSEFEEVYKVNVFGVASVTKIVVPKMAKTGHVITISSMGGVQGSLKFPGLAAYSSSKAAVITLTELWAEEFKESGPSFNVLALGAVQTEMLEEAFPGYQAPTTALEMANYIKEFALTGNVLFNGKLIQVSNSTP, encoded by the coding sequence ATGGCAAATATTATAATTACAGGTTCAAGTAGGGGAATAGGATTTGAAATGGCTAAGCTTTTTGCAGATGCTGATCATCAAGTTTTAGCATTGTCTAGAAATGATAAGCCTATTTCCGATTTAAAACATCTTAATATCACTTCCTTTCCCTTTGATCTATCCGATGAAAAAGATTTAGATAAACTAGAAAAATTTATTAAAGACTCATGGGAACAAGTTGATGTTCTTATTAATAATGCAGGTAAGCTTTTAAATAAACCCTTTTTAGATATTACATCATCAGAATTTGAAGAGGTGTATAAGGTGAATGTTTTTGGTGTAGCGAGCGTAACTAAGATTGTAGTGCCTAAAATGGCTAAAACAGGTCATGTTATAACAATTAGTTCAATGGGTGGAGTGCAAGGAAGTCTTAAATTTCCTGGTTTAGCAGCATATAGTTCTAGTAAGGCAGCTGTAATTACATTAACTGAATTATGGGCAGAAGAGTTTAAAGAATCGGGTCCTTCATTTAATGTTTTAGCTCTTGGAGCGGTACAGACAGAAATGTTAGAAGAAGCTTTTCCGGGTTATCAAGCGCCAACGACAGCTTTAGAAATGGCTAATTATATTAAAGAATTTGCTTTAACGGGTAATGTGTTGTTTAATGGAAAATTAATACAGGTTAGTAATAGCACACCATAA
- a CDS encoding mannose-1-phosphate guanylyltransferase, with translation MNKNYYAVLMAGGVGSRFWPVSTSEFPKQFHDMLGTGDTLIQKTFKRLNKFVPTENILILTNERYNDLVLEQLPMVKQEQVVLEPAMRNTAPCILYASLKIQKKNPDAVMIVAPSDHWIEDEEGFARNVEACFDKCEKEDALCTLGIKPTFPNTGFGYIEFDKENKEDLKKVNQFREKPNYETAKDFLAQGNFLWNAGIFMWSVKTIVDAFKAYQPSQYELFAKGIALYNTDSEQEFINENYPQAENISIDYAILEQSKKIYVLPATFDWNDLGTWGSLYDKLDKEEGDNAVVNSRVLLEDATGNMIRSPKDKIVVVDGLKDYIIVDKEDVLLIYPKSKEQDIKQVLVKVKEKFGKQYT, from the coding sequence ATGAATAAAAATTATTACGCAGTTTTAATGGCAGGTGGAGTTGGATCTCGTTTTTGGCCAGTTAGTACATCTGAATTTCCTAAGCAATTTCACGATATGCTTGGTACGGGAGATACTTTAATTCAAAAAACTTTTAAACGTTTAAATAAGTTTGTTCCTACAGAGAATATTCTGATTTTAACAAATGAGCGCTATAATGATTTAGTATTAGAGCAATTACCCATGGTAAAACAAGAACAAGTAGTTCTTGAGCCTGCAATGCGTAATACAGCACCATGTATATTATATGCGTCATTAAAAATACAAAAGAAAAATCCAGATGCGGTGATGATAGTAGCACCTAGTGATCATTGGATTGAAGATGAAGAAGGTTTTGCAAGAAATGTTGAAGCGTGTTTTGATAAATGTGAAAAAGAAGATGCACTTTGTACTTTAGGTATTAAACCAACTTTTCCGAACACAGGCTTTGGATATATAGAATTTGATAAAGAAAATAAAGAAGACCTTAAAAAGGTAAACCAATTTAGAGAAAAGCCTAATTATGAAACTGCTAAAGATTTTTTAGCACAAGGTAATTTTTTGTGGAATGCGGGTATATTTATGTGGAGCGTTAAAACAATAGTTGACGCTTTTAAAGCTTACCAACCATCGCAATACGAATTATTTGCAAAGGGAATTGCTTTGTATAATACAGATTCTGAACAGGAGTTTATTAATGAGAACTATCCTCAGGCAGAAAATATATCTATTGATTATGCAATATTAGAACAATCAAAAAAGATTTATGTTCTTCCTGCTACTTTTGATTGGAATGATTTAGGTACTTGGGGTTCTCTTTATGATAAGTTAGATAAAGAAGAAGGTGATAACGCTGTAGTTAACAGCAGAGTTTTGTTAGAAGATGCTACAGGGAATATGATTAGATCTCCAAAAGACAAAATTGTTGTTGTTGATGGCTTAAAGGATTACATTATTGTAGATAAAGAAGATGTTTTACTAATCTACCCAAAATCTAAAGAACAAGATATTAAGCAAGTACTTGTTAAGGTGAAAGAAAAATTTGGTAAACAGTATACCTAG
- a CDS encoding DUF389 domain-containing protein, which produces MNDELNKEHIAPNSNEGAKGEEVKKDLQGLLGSTKQFLSELLDIRSNTDQEATRESIVADIPFKGHTSWILICSIFIASIGLNANSTAVVIGAMLISPLMGPILGMGLSLAINDVDTLRRSLKNFAVMVVLSILTAFLFFKLFPLRDESSELLARTAPDIRDVLIAFFGGLALVIARAKKGTIASVIFGVAIATALMPPLCTVGFGLAIGNWDYASGAMYLFIINTIFIGLATFLVIKILGFPMVRYANSQRRRTIARLASLVAILVMIPASFTFFQAWKESKFKSEAQSFITNNIEKYQFAGNGMFLGNFTNIEYHGNDKNFFEMIFGSKTKRENSAIELMFMGEELVPDNIISSWRSIKNEDYTELKDVDLKIIQGSKNEVIDQFKYVNELYESKKAELLSKDERIKILEEDLVKLNKLKTSQIPFEDISAEAKTNYENLETLGFSYTIKTDFKKLDTIPVFEVSWKKEIKKGQAEIDTKKLSDWLKLRLKNNKIEVKAELN; this is translated from the coding sequence ATGAATGACGAATTAAATAAAGAACATATTGCGCCCAACAGCAATGAAGGAGCTAAAGGAGAAGAGGTGAAAAAAGATCTTCAAGGTCTTTTAGGTTCTACTAAACAGTTTTTGTCAGAGTTATTAGATATCAGAAGTAATACTGACCAAGAAGCTACTCGAGAATCTATTGTTGCAGATATACCATTTAAAGGCCATACATCGTGGATTTTAATATGCTCTATATTTATAGCTTCAATTGGTTTGAATGCAAATTCAACAGCTGTTGTTATTGGGGCCATGTTAATTTCGCCACTAATGGGTCCTATATTAGGTATGGGATTGTCATTGGCAATTAATGATGTTGATACACTTCGTCGTTCGTTAAAGAATTTTGCTGTAATGGTGGTTCTTAGTATTTTAACAGCTTTTCTGTTTTTTAAACTTTTTCCATTACGTGATGAATCTTCAGAGCTTTTAGCACGTACGGCGCCTGATATTAGAGATGTTCTTATAGCTTTTTTTGGTGGTTTGGCGTTGGTGATTGCTAGAGCAAAAAAAGGCACGATAGCTAGTGTTATATTTGGTGTAGCAATTGCAACAGCATTAATGCCTCCTTTATGTACAGTAGGTTTTGGTTTAGCTATTGGTAACTGGGATTATGCTAGTGGAGCAATGTATTTATTTATAATAAATACCATCTTTATTGGTCTGGCAACTTTTCTGGTTATTAAAATTTTAGGCTTTCCGATGGTGCGCTACGCTAACTCTCAAAGAAGGAGAACAATAGCAAGGTTGGCATCATTAGTAGCTATTTTAGTTATGATACCTGCTAGTTTTACATTCTTTCAAGCTTGGAAAGAATCTAAGTTTAAAAGTGAAGCTCAAAGTTTTATCACTAATAATATTGAGAAATATCAATTTGCAGGAAATGGAATGTTTCTTGGGAATTTCACCAATATAGAGTATCATGGTAATGATAAGAATTTTTTTGAAATGATTTTTGGTAGTAAAACTAAAAGAGAAAATTCAGCTATAGAACTTATGTTTATGGGAGAAGAATTAGTGCCAGATAACATAATTTCAAGTTGGAGATCTATAAAAAATGAAGATTACACGGAGTTGAAAGATGTAGACCTGAAAATAATTCAAGGTTCTAAAAATGAAGTTATCGATCAATTTAAATATGTAAATGAGCTTTATGAATCTAAAAAAGCAGAATTGTTATCGAAAGATGAGCGAATAAAAATTTTAGAAGAAGATTTAGTGAAGTTGAATAAGCTAAAAACTTCGCAAATTCCTTTTGAAGATATAAGTGCTGAGGCTAAAACAAACTATGAAAATTTAGAAACACTTGGTTTCTCGTATACAATTAAAACAGATTTTAAAAAATTAGATACAATTCCTGTTTTTGAAGTAAGTTGGAAAAAAGAAATTAAGAAAGGTCAAGCAGAAATAGATACTAAGAAATTATCTGATTGGCTAAAACTTCGTTTAAAGAATAATAAAATTGAGGTTAAAGCGGAATTAAATTAA
- a CDS encoding SprT-like domain-containing protein translates to MYKTLEKYLPERAVELCADLIKENSVNLKIVNQRVTRHGDYRRLPDGTHKITVNSSLNKYRFLITLVHEIAHLVAFEKYGRKIKPHGLEWKKTFQFLMLPFIRPEVFPPKVLPLIANHFRNPSASSDTDAKLSIALKQFDAQFKENSYVFQLPIGSVFRLKNGRIFKKGNKKIKRFECIELSTNNIYLFQPNAEVELIKD, encoded by the coding sequence ATGTATAAAACACTAGAAAAATACCTTCCTGAACGAGCAGTAGAGTTGTGCGCTGATCTGATAAAGGAAAATAGTGTTAATTTAAAGATTGTAAATCAACGTGTTACTCGTCATGGTGATTATAGGAGATTACCAGACGGAACACATAAAATAACAGTTAATTCATCTTTAAATAAGTATCGTTTTTTAATTACTTTGGTGCATGAGATAGCACACTTAGTAGCTTTTGAAAAATATGGAAGAAAAATTAAGCCACATGGATTAGAATGGAAAAAAACATTTCAATTTTTAATGCTTCCTTTTATTCGTCCAGAGGTTTTTCCGCCAAAGGTTTTGCCATTAATAGCAAATCACTTTAGAAACCCCAGTGCGAGTAGTGATACAGATGCTAAATTATCAATAGCATTAAAACAATTTGATGCACAATTTAAAGAAAATTCGTACGTTTTTCAATTACCAATCGGAAGCGTATTTAGATTAAAAAATGGTAGAATTTTTAAAAAAGGGAATAAAAAAATAAAACGATTCGAATGTATTGAGTTGAGTACAAATAATATTTATTTGTTTCAACCTAATGCAGAAGTAGAGTTAATAAAAGACTAA
- a CDS encoding ABC transporter ATP-binding protein, with translation MIEVNDIHKSFGDTKILKGVTTSFEKGKTNLIIGQSGSGKTVFLKCLLGLFEPEEGSICYDGRTYSSLTGDEKRDLRQEMGMVFQGSALFDSMTVEGNVMFPLEMFTKQSKSEMQDRVDAVLKRVNLIEAHHKYPSEISGGMQKRVAIARAIVMNPKYLFCDEPNSGLDPKTAILIDNLIQEITEEYNITTIINTHDMNSVMEIGQKILFLKNGLKEWEGTNKEIFKTDNEAVTDFVYSSELFKKVRQMYIEERN, from the coding sequence ATGATTGAAGTAAATGACATACACAAATCTTTCGGAGATACAAAAATACTTAAGGGTGTAACTACTTCTTTCGAGAAAGGAAAAACAAACCTTATAATTGGACAAAGTGGTTCTGGAAAAACTGTTTTTCTAAAGTGTCTTCTGGGTTTATTTGAACCTGAAGAAGGATCTATTTGTTATGACGGAAGAACATACTCCAGTTTAACAGGAGATGAAAAAAGAGATTTACGTCAAGAAATGGGCATGGTATTTCAAGGTAGTGCTTTGTTTGATTCTATGACTGTTGAAGGCAATGTAATGTTTCCTCTTGAAATGTTTACAAAACAATCTAAATCTGAAATGCAGGATCGTGTTGATGCTGTTTTAAAACGTGTCAATTTAATTGAAGCACACCACAAGTACCCTTCAGAAATATCTGGAGGAATGCAAAAAAGAGTTGCTATTGCAAGAGCAATAGTTATGAACCCGAAGTATTTATTTTGTGATGAGCCAAACTCTGGACTTGATCCCAAAACCGCTATATTAATTGACAATCTAATTCAAGAGATTACAGAAGAGTATAATATTACAACTATTATTAACACTCATGATATGAACTCTGTTATGGAAATAGGTCAGAAAATTTTATTCTTAAAAAACGGTTTAAAAGAGTGGGAAGGCACAAATAAAGAAATATTCAAAACCGATAACGAAGCCGTTACCGATTTTGTATATTCATCAGAATTGTTTAAAAAAGTGCGTCAAATGTATATTGAAGAGCGTAATTAA